GAACAACTGAATCACTGATAAAAGATCTTAATTATGGTGGAGAAATTCTTCAAATAGAAAATGCTGGAACATATACTCCATTCTCTGATGAACACCAGGAGATATGGGAAGTGGTAACTTACTACTCTTTTAAAcatgataatggaagaacAACTATAAAAGTTCCTCTTGCACTCAGAACACGAAGTAAAATTGGCGAAGATAATGACAAGGTTACTTGGTACGaaaattctggagataaCCTAACATGGAGGGAGATTGAGGGCACAGGTAGCTTTCCCACGGATTACCCAGGACAAGGTGGAGATAAGTTTACTAAGAAGCTAAATGAGCTCGCCTGTACTCTTCACAAACTCCATATAGTCAACATTTACGagacaaaagactataaCTGTGCATGCAGTCAAGCTAAGGTTCAAGTTATCGCAAATGATAAAACTGTTCCTGGATATAAAAATTACAGACATGAATACGAGACCGAGGAAAGCTCCGTTAGATACAGAAATTTTAATCTTGAAGATAAGGATGGCGGATTCGTTAAACTTGACAAAGATACCCCTAAGCTATCTGTATACTACTGGGATGCGGATGAAAAGCGTAAAAAGAAACCCCTGATTATGGAAGTAGCTCTTGGAGGATATTTTATAGGTACAGAAGTTATTGTTAGTAATAATGGAGAACCAAATAACGGTAAGTGGACTATAACAGGAGAGCTAGGACCTGTATCTGCAGACACTCTCCATAAACAAAAGTGCAAACTCTTTCGACCGGTAGATATAAATGTCTCAGTAGAAACTGGAGAGTATGATAATTCACATTGTAATAGGAAAGACTGTCATAGTAAGGTTAAAGTTGCTAACTACAATGGTTATATACCACATGGATACAAAGCCTTTAAGCACACTTATGGAGGGGGTAAATTTACCATCGCAAACTTCATTGGAGAGCCTAAAATACACGAGGACAATCTTCCAATATGGGACGTTACGGAAGTGGTAGTCTTCATTCCCGATGGTGATAAACCTTTCCTTGTCTATGTCAGCAGTGATGGCGGAAGGACTAAGAAGTGGTATAGTAGATCGAATAATGGTGACAACTTGGAAGAAGTTGGGGATATACTAGGAAACAATCCTTCACAGACAACTAGTAATATTCTTAATGCTGCTCTGGAGATTATTAAACAACTAAAAGAAATACTACAACGTTCTGAAAATCAAGAACCCGACGAAGAATccgaagaagaggaagacCAAAAAGAAAGGGAACTCAAAGGACTAGTCAAAGATGATCAGATGGCAGATGAAGAACGGTTTCAACAAgtacaagaagaaaaggaggacaaagaagaggaagaagaatctgtTTCTAAACTTACTTTTCCTGATTCTTCTGCTCCTGAAGAAGTTCCAGCTGCTGACTTGTCTGACCaagttcctgatacagagtctgagactaagattctcCTGCAAGGTACTCCAGtggctcaaatggctgaagatgctatagatggtgaaagactCACTGGAACGCTAGATATAACACTTCCTCAGTCTAACGGGGAGTATCCAGAGATAGCAGAAATAGGATCTGCTACCGTTGCTCCTTCTGTAACTTATGATTCGGGTATTCTCATTGAGGAACACGGTAACACTATAAAACACACTATGCATAGACATGCGGTACCTATTGTTGAAATTGATGAACCTGATCCTGAAGTTATTATTACTATAGATGTATCTAATCCTCCTGAAACTACTCCTGAAACTGATGGCCTTACTTCTCTTCAACATGAAGCTACTACTGAAGTTACTCCTGGAGGACCTCAAGCTCTATCAACCTCTTCTGCTCAAGGAACTCATGGTCCCGGCCCTTCTCAAACTGGCTCAGGTTCTATTCCTCCTGAAGATTCTACTAATATTATTGTCTCTGTAACTACGGGTATTCTTGGTACTTCagccttggcttgttttgcaggaTTCAAATACTATAGGAGCTATAGAGGAGATCcctgggttagacagatttaggagtctatggagatactacCACGGATGGATACTAAGAATAgtaagaatgtaccatattgagtatgcatagGTCCACTTGTGAACTCTTACTCCCTAGTAaacattcatccatactgacgattctgctcacaccagttgagacattaatggaatactatggaagaatgattgGAGGATAGAGGGATTATgaaaggatgaatggagGATAATCTGGTAGATGGGTATACCATGGACCATATCTGCAAGGATGATAGATGGGAGGATCACAGTCCAAACCTGTTACTATAGACATCAGTAAACATTCTGGAAGTGGAGGACAAGTCAAAAATGATGGTAGAGGATACTTCTACAATAGTGGTAGTGGAAGAGTTAATCTTACGGATGACTGGTACCCTGACCCAGAAGGAATTTACAGGAAGTTTACTCATAGACCAAGGGATGGTTGTACAATAGGTGATATTAAGAAGGGAGGAACATCTCAGAATGGATTTTTTGATAACCTTTCACAATATTCCAGTGTCTCAGTATACTATTGGTCTCAGGATCATTCCTGTACTAGGCCACTCCTAATTCAATTCggaaatggagatgaatATTATACCACTAATGGTAGAGGTACTTGGAATAATCCTGGAGGTATTACTACTACTCTCAGGTCAAAGTTGGATGGACAGAACTGTGGAAGGAACAAGGCTcacattataaatattacaGAGAAGGGTGGTGGTACTCCTTACCGATGTTCCAGTTGTAAAGCAAGTCTCCGCGTATACAACGGCGGTGACTACTACGGACATTCGGGTTCTAGATCATTCTCTGGCTTTACAAATGCTAGCACTTGGCAAACCGGACTTCCATCTCTAAACAACGTTGGCACTATCAAGGTCTACTGGAATAGCTTTGGCGATGTAAAGCCTATCGTAATCGCTCAACAACCTCATGCTGGAGGTTCGTATAGATGgttcagaagaaatggTGGTAATGTGAATTCCTGGATTGAGGTCTCTGATGAACCTAGAACTAAAACTGGTACTTCTGCTACTGTTTCTACTCCTAATCTCCATCTGGATCTCTCTAAACCGTCTGGAACATACAGTGTTGGAAACACTAATATAAAGATGGCTGTGCTAAGAAGTCACGTAGGTGGTGGTTATTACAGATACCAGTATTCCCTGAGAGGTAGTCTTTTTAATGTCAAGAGTGTCATGCATGGTCAAATCACTCTTATTGCTGGTGTATCCTCTCAAGGCACTCTAATTAGCGTAACAGCCTACTATCTAGGAGACAGTCCCAATCTGTCTAATCTTGTCCTTGTTGAACTGAGATCAAGTAGTGGAGGTACCACATACCAGTACTTTTACAGAGTTCAGAAGGATGGAACTGATTGGTCTCCCTATCCCGGACCTGGACAAGGAACTACTAGACTACAGGGAGAACTTCTCGAGCAAGCCCTGGATACTCTTAAGAAGGTACAATTCCCTGCTGAACAGACTGATTCACAGAGCATTGGTCAGCAGATAGCCGagttttttcaaaaaaCATCTGGTAAAATTACTGCAGGGGGTCTATCAACCGGAGTAGGTGGAGGTCTCATCGGTGTTGTTGCGTGGAAAGGACCTGCTCTACTTGCACGACTAATTGCTCGCATCTAAACACTTCACTGATACTCCCTCTACGGAtataatgtagtataatTCCCCTACCTGTGGTAGGTATTAGAGACcctcccctctagactattctcttgttggcatactggaatgctaggaaCTTATGCTCACTTATAGTTGGACAATTTCTAGGAACATACTGAATATTAACCCAGTAATAATACCATGTACTGAAAATCTCCAAGACTCAACTCTTATACAAGCTCCATCTGATACTTTATTTG
This region of Theileria equi strain WA chromosome 1, complete sequence genomic DNA includes:
- a CDS encoding hypothetical protein (encoded by transcript BEWA_024380A), with product MYSKGVDVKYKCHNSKSDKSKCTCKNDHRIEVEERTLKDDGKDTDYRYFIHRNRTTESLIKDLNYGGEILQIENAGTYTPFSDEHQEIWEVVTYYSFKHDNGRTTIKVPLALRTRSKIGEDNDKVTWYENSGDNLTWREIEGTGSFPTDYPGQGGDKFTKKLNELACTLHKLHIVNIYETKDYNCACSQAKVQVIANDKTVPGYKNYRHEYETEESSVRYRNFNLEDKDGGFVKLDKDTPKLSVYYWDADEKRKKKPLIMEVALGGYFIGTEVIVSNNGEPNNGKWTITGELGPVSADTLHKQKCKLFRPVDINVSVETGEYDNSHCNRKDCHSKVKVANYNGYIPHGYKAFKHTYGGGKFTIANFIGEPKIHEDNLPIWDVTEVVVFIPDGDKPFLVYVSSDGGRTKKWYSRSNNGDNLEEVGDILGNNPSQTTSNILNAALEIIKQLKEILQRSENQEPDEESEEEEDQKERELKGLVKDDQMADEERFQQVQEEKEDKEEEEESVSKLTFPDSSAPEEVPAADLSDQVPDTESETKILLQGTPVAQMAEDAIDGERLTGTLDITLPQSNGEYPEIAEIGSATVAPSVTYDSGILIEEHGNTIKHTMHRHAVPIVEIDEPDPEVIITIDVSNPPETTPETDGLTSLQHEATTEVTPGGPQALSTSSAQGTHGPGPSQTGSGSIPPEDSTNIIVSVTTGILGTSALACFAGFKYYRSYRGDPWVRQI